Within the Serratia sp. UGAL515B_01 genome, the region ATCCAGATCGAAAAACACTACCCGACAGCCGTGCTCGGCCTCTTGGTTTGGTTTGTCTGTCAAGCGTTACTCCTTAGGATCGTTAAGCCCCCATTATTTGGGGAAATATCAGTTTCAGCCAAGTGATAAGCCCGCTATAACCTTTTTGTAGAACGCTACCTTTATCACGACACAGTTATCCGGTTAGATCCGCTGGTTATTGCACTATTGCGGTAAGGTCAAACAGCTAGTGAAAAAATGGTTTCAAGGCGTATAATCTGCGCTCCAAAAAATATCCCTAGAGATAATGAGAGAGTCATCATGGCCCTGCTAATCACACATAAATGTATCAATTGCGATATGTGCGAACCAGAATGCCCAAATCAGGCCATTTCGATGGGAGATGATATTTACCACATCGATGCTAACCGCTGCACCGAGTGCGTAGGCCACTACGATACTCCAACCTGTCAGCAAGTGTGCCCGATCGATAACACCATCATTATCGATCCACAACATATAGAGAGCCAGGAACAACTGTGGGAAAAGTTTGTTGTACTGCATCACGCCGATAGCCTGTAAATCAACTATTAGGCCTTATCCCTCCATGATCACCGTCGCACAAGCATAACGCCGTTCATCCGCCAGAGAAACGTGGATTGACTTGACCCCCATTTCCTTAGCGGTTTCGGCAGCACGCTCATGTAACCGGATATTCGGTTTGCCTAAAGCATCATTAAAAACTTCGAACTGATTGAATGCCAGACCATTACGGATACCGGTACCAAATGCTTTAGCTACCGCTTCCTTCACCGCAAAACGTTTAGCCAGAAAGCGCACCGGTTGCTGATGCTGTTGATATATCTCCCATTCTGGCTGGCTCAGCACCCGACGGGCCAAACGATCACCGCTACGTTCGACCACCGCTTCGATGCGCGCTATCTCAACGATATCGGTGCCTAAACCAAGAACCGCCATTAGCGCCGTGCTTCCCGCATCAGCAGTTTCATATCGGCCACCGCCGCAGGTAAGCCAGTCATCACCGCTTGACCAATAATAGAATGGCCGATATTCAATTCGTGCATCTCTGGCAAAGCAGCGATCGGTTGCACGTTGTGGTAGGTCAAACCATGACCTGCGTTGACTTTCAGCCCTTTACCAGCTGCGTAGGTCGCCGCTTTGGCAATGCGCGACAGCTCAGCCTGAACGGTCAGTTCGCCCTCAGCTTCAGCATAGGCGCCAGTATGAATTTCAATATAGGGGGCACCTACGGAAACAGCAGCATCAATCTGGCGATGATCGGCATCGATAAACAATGATACCAAGATACCGGCCTGTGATAAGCGTTCAACCGCTACGGTCATTTTGTCCAATTGCCCCGCAACGTCCAATCCGCCTTCAGTAGTAACCTCTTGACGCTTTTCCGGAACCAGGCAACAGAACTGGGGTTTCAGCTCAATCGCAATATCAAGCATTTCGTCGGTGACGGCCATTTCAAGATTCATACGCGTTTGAATGGTCTGGCGCAGAATACGTACATCACGATCGGTGATGTGACGACGATCTTCACGCAAATGAACGGTGATACCATCAGCCCCCGCTTGCTCAGCAATAAACGCCGCCTGCACCGGGTCCGGGTAGTTGGTTCCACGCGCATTACGTAACGTGGCAATATGATCGATATTAACACCCAGCAGCAAATCAGCCATGACGACCTCTAGAAAGTGATTTCAGTAGCCGCAGTTTACACGCCAGCCGAAATCGACAAAAGCAGAAAGATAGCAGGCTGTATCCCTTCATTGCGAGCGAACACCATGGGCAATTAGGTTACGACCTAGGTTTCATCAACAAGGTGATTAGGTTGTTTACGCACAAATTGGCGAAACAGCTCACGGCTCTTTAGTGGTTTACCACCGAGATAGGGTTTTAGCGCCATGCGGGTAAAACGTTTGGCGGCACGCAGAGTTTCTGCATCAGGGAATTGACGTGCGGCCAGCGCTCGTAACTCACGACCGGTAAAGCTGTGATGGTCCACGACCAACGTGGCGATAAACCCTTTCTCTTCACGGTAGCGATACGTCATTCCGTCATCTACCGGCTCACCACTGCCAGCACAATGGAGAAAATCGAGCCCGTACCCCAGATGCCTTAGCAAGGCCAGCTCAAACTGTCGCAGGGCCACCTCTGGTGAGCTCTCCTCTGCTGCCAGTGCCTGTAGACACTGCAGGTAGTCGAAGAATAGGACTGAATAGTTGGTTCCCTGCTCCAGCACCCGTGACAGCAGTTCGTTTACATAAAGGCCGCTATAAAGCATCGTGCCAGTGAGGGGTAAACCAAGAGAGATCGCTTCGGCGTTACGCAGCGTTTTTACTTCACCACGCCCGCCCCAGCGTACTAGCAAAGGGGTAAAGGGCTGCAAGCAGCCCTTCAGATTGGAACGGCGACTACGCGCGCCTTTTGCCAGTAAACGTACTCGCCCTTGGCTTTCAGTGAATAGATCCAGCATCAAGCTGGTTTCACTGTACGGCCACCCATGCAGGACGAAAGCGCGTTCCCAGCCTTCCATCGAAGTTACTTCAGATCGTCAACATAGCCCAGACTGCGCAACGCACGCTCATCGTCCGCCCAGCCGGATTTTACTTTAACCCATAGTTCCAGATGTACCTTGGCTTCAAACATCTGTTCCATATCCTGACGTGCTTCGATACCAATCGTTTTGATCTTCGAGCCTTTGTTGCCGATGACCATTTTTTTCTGACCTTCACGCTCTACCAAGATCAAACCGTGGACATCGTAACCTCCGCGATCGTTGGCAACGAACTGTTCGATTTCCACCGTGACCGAGTACGGCAGTTCTTCACCGAGGAAACGCATCAGCTTTTCGCGGATAATCTCCGAAGCCATAAAGCGCTGGGAACGGTCGGTAATATAATCCTCAGGGAAGTGATGTCCTGCTTCCGGCAGGAGTTTACGAACAATAGCAGCAATCGTATCCAGGTTCGTTCCTTTTTCAGCGGAGATTGGCACCACATCAAGGAAATTCATCTGCTGGCTGAGGAAAGAGATATGCGGCAACAAACGTGATTTATCGGTAACGTTATCGACCTTGTTAATTGCCAACAGTACCGGGCACTTCAGGCTACGTAGTTTATTGACCACCATCTCATCATCGGCAGTCCAGTGAGTGCCTTCCACCACGAAGATCACCAATTCCACATCACCAATCGAGCTGCTGGCAGCGCGGTTCATCAAACGGTTGATGGCTCGTTTTTCCTCAATATGCAGCCCAGGGGTATCTACATAGATGGCTTGATAAGGCCCTTCGGTATGGATCCCCATAATACGGTGACGTGTCGTCTGTGGTTTACGCGAGGTGATAGAGACTTTTTGCCCTAGCAACTGGTTCAACAGCGTCGATTTGCCCACGTTAGGACGACCAACGATCGCGATAAAACCACAGTATTGTTTTTCTTCGCTCATTCAAGCTCCAGCTTTTTCAGCGCCTGTTCTGCTGCTGCCTGTTCGGCTTTACGGCGGCTTGAACCAGTTCCCACAACGGGCTCGTTCAACCCACTCACATGACAGTGGATAGTAAATTCCTGATCGTGCGCTTCACCGTGAACCTGCACCACCAGATAGGATGGCAACGGCAGATGACGACCTTGTAAAAACTCCTGCAAGCGAGTTTTTGGATCTTTTTGTTTATCACCGGGGCTGATTTCGTCTAACCGACTGCGATACCAATCCAAAATCAGGCGCTCGACGGTTTGAATATCGCTATCCAAAAACACGCCGCCGATTAATGCTTCTACAGTGTCCGCCAAGATTGACTCACGGCGGAATCCACCGCTTTTAAGCTCACCTGGCCCCAGGCGCAAACATTCACCGAGATCAAACTCACGCGCCATCTCCGCCAGCGTATTCCCTCTCACCAGGGTGGCACGCATACGGCTCATATCCCCTTCATCAACACGAGGAAAACGTTGATAAAGCGCGTTAGCGATGACAAAGCTAAGAATAGAGTCGCCCAGAAACTCAAGACGTTCATTGTGTCTGCTGCTGGCGCTACGGTGAGTTAACGCTTGCAGTAAGAGCTCCTGCTGTTGAAAAGTATAGCCCAGCTTACGCTGCAACCTATTTATTACGATGGGATTCATGAGTTACCAATAGTTCAATAATGCGCCAAAAACTTGCAGCATACGGAACAGGCCTGCTTCGCCAAAAATCAACTCAAAGCTGTTTCGTTTGCAGTAGCGCCCAAAAGGGAGCCAACTTTTATCGCTCGAGAGGCTATTCTACAACGAGTGGAAATATAATGCTGCGTTTATATATATACCGGATGTATTTCAAGTTGCAGGCAAGTGATGTTTAACACTGGAGTTACAACAGATTAGAAGACCGCGTAGGGCTCTGGATTTTGAAACTGCAGCCATTACTGGCTGCAGTAAAAACGAAGGCTAATAAAATCTATTAATGAATCCCGCCGATACGGCTAAGTCTTACGCCCGTTGGCCACTCACCTTCCTGTTTCTCGAAACTCATCCAGATGGCCGTGGCTTTACCCACCAGATTCCTTTCAGGAACAAAGCCCCAATAACGGCTATCCGCACTATTATCGCGATTATCACCCATCATGAAGTAATGCCCTGCCGGAACGACCCATTCGGCAAATGGTTTTCCCGGTTGCTGGTAGTAGCCCCTGACCTGATCCTGTGCGCCTGGCACAGTGAGAATACGATGTGTAACGTTACCCAGCGTCTCTTTGCGCTCGACCAAGCGAACGCCTCCCTGTGGCACGTTCTCATTCAATGGGGTCTGGAAGAAACCTTTACTGATTTCCCCCATATTGGTGCTACTAAACATCTGCACAAAATCACTTGGCTGCATATCACTGTAGGTAACTGCCAACGAGTTATCGCATGATTGCCCATCATTACAAGAGGGTTGGACAGTCACGCGCTTACTGACGGGATCATAGGTGACACGATCACCAGGCAGGCCGATAACACGTTTGATATAATCCAGTTTCGTATCCAGTGGATATTTAAATACGGCAATATCGCCACGTTTAGGATGCCCCGTTTCAATGAGCGTCGTTTGGGTGATAGGATCCTTAATGCCGTAAGCAAATTTTTCCACCAAAATAAAATCACCAATTAACAACGTCGGCATCATCGAGCCAGAAGGGATTTGGAATGGTTCATAAATAAATGAACGCACCACAAATACCAGCAGCAATACAGGGAAGACCGAAGAACCGGTTTCAACCCAACCCGGCTGCTTTGCAATATTGGCCAGCGTTTTTTCGTCAACTGCACCTGCGGCCTGTTCATTGACCGCAGCAATTTTCGCCCGACGTGCAGGCGCCCATTTAAAGCGCTCAAAGCACCAGATGATCCCAGTCACCAGCGTTGCAATTGCCAAGATCAGGGCAAACATATTCGCCATGCAAACTCCCTAGTTGCGTGAGCTCTCGCTCTTACTTGTCTTTACCAACGTGCAGAATAGCCAGGAACGCTTCCTGTGGTAACTCAACGTTACCCACCTGCTTCATACGCTTCTTACCGTCTTTCTGTTTCTGCAAAAGCTTTTTCTTACGGCTAACGTCACCGCCATAGCATTTTGCCAGAACGTTTTTACGCAGCTGTTTCACCGTGGAGCGAGCAATAATATGGTTGCCTATCGCTGCCTGAATGGCAATATCGAATTGCTGACGTGGGATCAGGTCTTTCATTTTTTCAACCAACTCACGACCCCGATACTGCGAATTATCACGGTGAGTAATCAGCGCGAGTGCATCAACACGCTCGTTATTGATTAATACGTCGACACGCACCATATCCGAAGCCTGGAAACGTTTGAAGTTATAATCTAAAGAAGCATAACCACGCGATGTAGATTTTAGACGGTCAAAGAAATCGAGCACCACCTCAGCCATTGGAATTTCGTAGGTCAGCGCCACCTGATTACCGTGGTAAACCATATTGGTCTGCACACCGCGCTTCTCAACGCATAGCGTGATAACGTTACCCAGATATTCCTGTGGCATTAGCATATGACATTCAGCAATAGGCTCACGCAACTCGGCAATGTTATTCAAGGCTGGCAACTTGGAAGGGCTGTCGACGTAGATGGTTTCATTACTGGTGGTTTCCACTTCATACACCACCGTTGGTGCCGTAGTGATCAATTCCAGATCGTATTCACGCTCCAAACGTTCCTGAATGATCTCCATGTGCAACAACCCCAGGAAACCACAGCGGAAACCAAAGCCCAACGCAGTGGAACTTTCCGGTTCATAAAACAGAGAGGCGTCGTTCAGGCTCAGCTTACCCAAGGCATCGCGGAACGCTTCATAATCATCAGAACTGATTGGAAACAGGCCAGCATAGACCTGTGGTTTTACCTTTTTGAAACCTGGCAGCATTTTGTCTGCTGGCTGACGTGCCAATGTCAAAGTATCACCAACTGGTGCGCCGAGAATGTCTTTAATAGCGCAAACCAGCCAACCCACTTCGCCACAGTTCAATACATCGCGATCGATACGTTTAGGGGTGAAAATCCCCAGACGATCGGCGTTATAGGTTTGGCCAGTACTCATTACCTTGATTTTGTCTCCCTTGCGCAACGTACCGTTTTTCACGCGGATCAGGGAAACGACACCAAGGTAGTTATCAAACCATGAGTCAATAATCAGTGCCTGCAGCGGTGCATCCGGATCACCTTCCGGTGGAGGAATGTCACGTACCAAACGTTCAAGCACATCAGGTACGCCTAGGCCGGTTTTCGCTGAGCAACGCACAGCGTCAGTAGCATCTATGCCCACAATATCTTCAATTTCCTGTGCGGCACGATCCGGATCGGCGGCTGGCAGGTCAATCTTGTTCAAGACCGGGACAACTTCCAGATTCATGTCTAGCGCGGTATAACAGTTGGCCAATGTCTGTGCTTCTACCCCCTGCCCTGCATCCACCACCAGCAACGCACCTTCACAGGCAGCCAATGAACGGGAAACCTCATAAGAGAAGTCAACGTGTCCAGGCGTGTCGATAAAGTTCAGATGATAAGTCTGGCCATCTAACGCTTTGTAATCGAGTGTTACGCTTTGCGCTTTGATAGTAATACCACGCTCACGCTCCAGATCCATCGAATCCAGCACCTGGGAAGCCATTTCACGTTCGGTCAGGCCACCGCAAATTTGAATAATACGGTCAGACAACGTCGACTTACCGTGGTCAATATGGGCAATAATGGAGAAATTTCGTATATGCTTCATTATAAATGTTTTTCTGCCTTGGTATTTCTGAATTACTCGCCTATGGAAACCCGCATGGACATAAAGCGACAGTGAATGGGTTCGGCCGTCTTTCGCCTGAATCGCTGCATTCTACATGCCATGACACTGAAAACCTAGAGATCGGTTCAGTGAAGGCATTCAATTATGCATGCTTTAGTGTTACAGAGAGACACAGTTTATGAAAGCAGATCTTTATATGATAAAAACCATACTTTTAATGTGATTTAAACTTATTGCATAAAGTATAGACGAGACAACAGCTTGATAAACATGAGTAAACGGCCACCGTTCGCTAAATAATTTTGGGAATCTAAAGGTGGCAGCAAGTTTAAACGGGGTCTTCTGTTTGAGTATGCAAACGTATGGCTCCAGGCGGCAAACCAATCTGCAAGACAACGGGTTGAAAATCGGCTTGTTTATCAAAATACGGTGTCAACAAGCGAACCACCGTAAAAGCGCCCATTCCTCCCAGGACAGCACCAAGTAAGGCAGCGGCGTCACTGCCCAACAACCACTGTAATAGTCCCCCCCCCAGAATGACAGCGAAGAGCGGTACCATGTAGACCAACGTTGCTGAACGTAACAAACTACCTTCGGCAATGCCTATTTCTACACGCTGACCAGGTTCAAGAGGTTGTGCAATTTGTAGCTGCAAATAATGTTCACTTCCCGGAGCTAACTCGTTCAGTGCATGAACGCCACACCCTGAACGCCCGGAACAGCTGCCACACCCAGATTTGGGTTCACAGCGCAGCAAAGCTACACCCTGTTGCCACGAAACAACAGTCGCCCACTCTTTCATCATTGCGGTGATACCTTGAAGGAAACGCTGTCGGCAATACGTTTGGCCGTTGACGGTGGCAACTCACCAACGACGGTAATTTCATTGCCATTACGACTTTCAGTCTGGATTGTCCTGCGCCCCTGACGATAAAACTGTTGCCCAACATTATTGCCCGAAGGGCTAACATTGACCGAGAAACTGAATAGGCCATCACTATACAAGCGCGACTCTACCGGATCTGCCACATTTGGCAACTTACGGCGATTTCGAGCAACTTCATTTACCCCTTCAGGAAGCCAACCGGTATCCCAAGCCAACTTCACATTTTCAGCAGCGGGTAAAGACAGTAACGGTGGAAGGTTAGCTTTGAGTAAACCTTGCATAACGTGCTTCACCTGATCGCCTATTAATACCGAAATAACGCGATATTGCTCCAGTGTTTCACCATCACGATCAAGCAAATCAACACGCAACGGCAGCTTGGATTCAATATCCATCCAGACAATATAGCTGTAACGGGAACCATCTCGAGCCACGACACGAAAGACATCACATGGTGTATCGGAAATGCGGGTGCGCCCGACGGAAATGAAGTCGTAATACTTTGCAAGATAGTCAAAATCAGCAAAAACGATAGCTGGCATTGCATCGACAATATGATCGCCAGATAGCGTAAAAGGCTCTAATCCGGGTTCAAAATAGCTGATGCCCCCGCCGCGTTGCAGTATTTCCCTGCGTGGGCCATCCATATGCAGCAGTTGGCCTAAAGGCTGGTTGTCGATTACCGCATGACGATAGCGTAACGAATCGATGCCCTGTTTGCTGATACTGATATAGGCGAGTTCATAATTGAGTGAACGGCTGGCAATGCTCATCTGTTGCAATATCGCCCCGGACGCAGGTTGCGCCGAGGCGATATTTGAATTGAACAAGCTGACCGTTGTTAGTAAACAAGCAGAAAACCAGATTTGCTTCATTACTGCTGCTGAATTCCTAAAGACTGAGTTCCAGGAACCTGAATAGCCGCCTGTTTTGACGGACTTTGCTCAAGCTGCAGCTGTTCAGAATGTAAACGGCGCTGTAGTTCATAATCCTGTAACATAGCATTAATGCGCTTACGTTGTTCTTGTACCTGCTGCCGTTGGCCACTACCAGTACCCGTCGAGAAACTGTCAGCAGGGACACCAAGGCTAACTGGAGAAGCTTGTCCCATAATAGGTAACGTATTAAACACTGGCGATTCAATGTTTCCAGGCGACACATCTGGTTGATTGTAGTGTTGCACACCGACAATCACAGCTAAAGAAACACAAGCCGCAATGCCCACCTGTGTAATCTGACTTGCCCAAGGACGAACCTTGTGCCAGAACGGCAGTTTTTCCCAAGTGTGGGGATGAGGCTGAGACTCAGAAACTTCCAAAGGAACCAATCGAGCCGGTTCTTTTTCTAACGCAGCTGCAACACGATCTGCAATATCGAGATGCATTACTTGTCCAATATCACCTCGCAATGTGTCACGAATCAGGTGATAGCCCTGCCAACTTTTTTGAAGTGCTCTATCTCTACACAACGAACCTAACAGCTCCTTGTCGAGCATTTCACCGTCCATCAGAGCGGAAAGCTTTTCTTTCTGCATGCCTAAGTACCCTTCCAGTGTCCGCCATCGCTAACGTTGGATCAGCGGTTGAACTTTATTATCGATAGCCTCCCGAGCGCGGAAAATACGCGAACGTACCGTTCCTACGGGGCAATCCATGATGACTGCTATTTCTTCGTAGCTTAAACCATCCAGCTCCCGCAAGGTAATCGCCATGCGAAGATCCTCCGGAAGTGACTCAATAGTACGGAAAACTATCTTTCTCAGTTCTTCTGACAACATTAAATTCTCAGGGTTCGAAATTTCTTTCAGCGCACCAGCACTTTCGTAATTTTCAGCATCATTGGCATCAACATCACTTGATGGTGGACGCCTCCCCTGAGCAACGAGATAATTTTTTGCTGTATTCACAGCGATTCGGTACAACCAGGTATAAAAAGCGCTATCACCCCGGAATGATTCCAGTGCTCTATAGGCCTTAATAAACGACTCCTGCACCACATCCGGTACGTCGCCCTGCGGTACATAACGCGAAACAAGGCTCGCCACTTTATGCTGATAGCGCACTACCAGTAAGTTAAACGATTTCTGATCGCCCTTTTGGACCCGTTCTACCAAAACCTGATCCGTCAACT harbors:
- the pdxJ gene encoding pyridoxine 5'-phosphate synthase encodes the protein MADLLLGVNIDHIATLRNARGTNYPDPVQAAFIAEQAGADGITVHLREDRRHITDRDVRILRQTIQTRMNLEMAVTDEMLDIAIELKPQFCCLVPEKRQEVTTEGGLDVAGQLDKMTVAVERLSQAGILVSLFIDADHRQIDAAVSVGAPYIEIHTGAYAEAEGELTVQAELSRIAKAATYAAGKGLKVNAGHGLTYHNVQPIAALPEMHELNIGHSIIGQAVMTGLPAAVADMKLLMREARR
- a CDS encoding YfhL family 4Fe-4S dicluster ferredoxin, whose translation is MALLITHKCINCDMCEPECPNQAISMGDDIYHIDANRCTECVGHYDTPTCQQVCPIDNTIIIDPQHIESQEQLWEKFVVLHHADSL
- the lepA gene encoding translation elongation factor 4 — protein: MKHIRNFSIIAHIDHGKSTLSDRIIQICGGLTEREMASQVLDSMDLERERGITIKAQSVTLDYKALDGQTYHLNFIDTPGHVDFSYEVSRSLAACEGALLVVDAGQGVEAQTLANCYTALDMNLEVVPVLNKIDLPAADPDRAAQEIEDIVGIDATDAVRCSAKTGLGVPDVLERLVRDIPPPEGDPDAPLQALIIDSWFDNYLGVVSLIRVKNGTLRKGDKIKVMSTGQTYNADRLGIFTPKRIDRDVLNCGEVGWLVCAIKDILGAPVGDTLTLARQPADKMLPGFKKVKPQVYAGLFPISSDDYEAFRDALGKLSLNDASLFYEPESSTALGFGFRCGFLGLLHMEIIQERLEREYDLELITTAPTVVYEVETTSNETIYVDSPSKLPALNNIAELREPIAECHMLMPQEYLGNVITLCVEKRGVQTNMVYHGNQVALTYEIPMAEVVLDFFDRLKSTSRGYASLDYNFKRFQASDMVRVDVLINNERVDALALITHRDNSQYRGRELVEKMKDLIPRQQFDIAIQAAIGNHIIARSTVKQLRKNVLAKCYGGDVSRKKKLLQKQKDGKKRMKQVGNVELPQEAFLAILHVGKDK
- the rseB gene encoding sigma-E factor regulatory protein RseB; the encoded protein is MKQIWFSACLLTTVSLFNSNIASAQPASGAILQQMSIASRSLNYELAYISISKQGIDSLRYRHAVIDNQPLGQLLHMDGPRREILQRGGGISYFEPGLEPFTLSGDHIVDAMPAIVFADFDYLAKYYDFISVGRTRISDTPCDVFRVVARDGSRYSYIVWMDIESKLPLRVDLLDRDGETLEQYRVISVLIGDQVKHVMQGLLKANLPPLLSLPAAENVKLAWDTGWLPEGVNEVARNRRKLPNVADPVESRLYSDGLFSFSVNVSPSGNNVGQQFYRQGRRTIQTESRNGNEITVVGELPPSTAKRIADSVSFKVSPQ
- the recO gene encoding DNA repair protein RecO translates to MEGWERAFVLHGWPYSETSLMLDLFTESQGRVRLLAKGARSRRSNLKGCLQPFTPLLVRWGGRGEVKTLRNAEAISLGLPLTGTMLYSGLYVNELLSRVLEQGTNYSVLFFDYLQCLQALAAEESSPEVALRQFELALLRHLGYGLDFLHCAGSGEPVDDGMTYRYREEKGFIATLVVDHHSFTGRELRALAARQFPDAETLRAAKRFTRMALKPYLGGKPLKSRELFRQFVRKQPNHLVDET
- the lepB gene encoding signal peptidase I; amino-acid sequence: MANMFALILAIATLVTGIIWCFERFKWAPARRAKIAAVNEQAAGAVDEKTLANIAKQPGWVETGSSVFPVLLLVFVVRSFIYEPFQIPSGSMMPTLLIGDFILVEKFAYGIKDPITQTTLIETGHPKRGDIAVFKYPLDTKLDYIKRVIGLPGDRVTYDPVSKRVTVQPSCNDGQSCDNSLAVTYSDMQPSDFVQMFSSTNMGEISKGFFQTPLNENVPQGGVRLVERKETLGNVTHRILTVPGAQDQVRGYYQQPGKPFAEWVVPAGHYFMMGDNRDNSADSRYWGFVPERNLVGKATAIWMSFEKQEGEWPTGVRLSRIGGIH
- the rnc gene encoding ribonuclease III — translated: MNPIVINRLQRKLGYTFQQQELLLQALTHRSASSRHNERLEFLGDSILSFVIANALYQRFPRVDEGDMSRMRATLVRGNTLAEMAREFDLGECLRLGPGELKSGGFRRESILADTVEALIGGVFLDSDIQTVERLILDWYRSRLDEISPGDKQKDPKTRLQEFLQGRHLPLPSYLVVQVHGEAHDQEFTIHCHVSGLNEPVVGTGSSRRKAEQAAAEQALKKLELE
- the era gene encoding GTPase Era yields the protein MSEEKQYCGFIAIVGRPNVGKSTLLNQLLGQKVSITSRKPQTTRHRIMGIHTEGPYQAIYVDTPGLHIEEKRAINRLMNRAASSSIGDVELVIFVVEGTHWTADDEMVVNKLRSLKCPVLLAINKVDNVTDKSRLLPHISFLSQQMNFLDVVPISAEKGTNLDTIAAIVRKLLPEAGHHFPEDYITDRSQRFMASEIIREKLMRFLGEELPYSVTVEIEQFVANDRGGYDVHGLILVEREGQKKMVIGNKGSKIKTIGIEARQDMEQMFEAKVHLELWVKVKSGWADDERALRSLGYVDDLK
- the acpS gene encoding holo-ACP synthase, coding for MAVLGLGTDIVEIARIEAVVERSGDRLARRVLSQPEWEIYQQHQQPVRFLAKRFAVKEAVAKAFGTGIRNGLAFNQFEVFNDALGKPNIRLHERAAETAKEMGVKSIHVSLADERRYACATVIMEG
- the rseA gene encoding anti-sigma-E factor RseA — protein: MQKEKLSALMDGEMLDKELLGSLCRDRALQKSWQGYHLIRDTLRGDIGQVMHLDIADRVAAALEKEPARLVPLEVSESQPHPHTWEKLPFWHKVRPWASQITQVGIAACVSLAVIVGVQHYNQPDVSPGNIESPVFNTLPIMGQASPVSLGVPADSFSTGTGSGQRQQVQEQRKRINAMLQDYELQRRLHSEQLQLEQSPSKQAAIQVPGTQSLGIQQQ
- the rseC gene encoding SoxR-reducing system protein RseC, with the translated sequence MMKEWATVVSWQQGVALLRCEPKSGCGSCSGRSGCGVHALNELAPGSEHYLQLQIAQPLEPGQRVEIGIAEGSLLRSATLVYMVPLFAVILGGGLLQWLLGSDAAALLGAVLGGMGAFTVVRLLTPYFDKQADFQPVVLQIGLPPGAIRLHTQTEDPV
- the rpoE gene encoding RNA polymerase sigma factor RpoE, which translates into the protein MSEQLTDQVLVERVQKGDQKSFNLLVVRYQHKVASLVSRYVPQGDVPDVVQESFIKAYRALESFRGDSAFYTWLYRIAVNTAKNYLVAQGRRPPSSDVDANDAENYESAGALKEISNPENLMLSEELRKIVFRTIESLPEDLRMAITLRELDGLSYEEIAVIMDCPVGTVRSRIFRAREAIDNKVQPLIQR